A window from Mixophyes fleayi isolate aMixFle1 chromosome 12, aMixFle1.hap1, whole genome shotgun sequence encodes these proteins:
- the LOC142109388 gene encoding coxsackievirus and adenovirus receptor homolog: protein MGEMWVTTLILLGSMPALLTAVTIKEPSTETINKAKGQSVMLACSYTLSPTETGNLDIEWAKMNPDSTALDNVILTYMDNAIVPKGPDNLMSRLSFSAGDPSQGNASITIGSLEVGDTGTYQCKVKKNPGLDTRKVTLVVQVIPSNPRCWIEGEQSKGQDVTLKCKSDQGTPPLTFKWDKIAGPPNPATPVLNMATLTGDLLIKNISDAYAGAYQCTVGNKLGSGTCVADLSVSSVNRTAVIVGAVIGALLLLLLLLLLIWCLICCCNKRRYEKELANDIREDVAAPPPSNSNSRASSIRTAAGYRPHNISYSLRRAYNAAPKAERANSSLTSSELNKPKLDSPVPTLEPVFNVPEVTKYNPYNVQRVGGIPVMVPAQTREGFIV from the exons ATGGGGGAAATGTGGGTGACAACGCTGATATTGCTGGGATCTATGCCAG CATTGCTAACCGCTGTTACTATCAAAGAACCGAGTACAGAGACCATTAACAAAGCCAAAGGACAGTCCGTAATGCTCGCGTGTAGTTATACCCTGTCGCCCACCGAGACTGGGAACCTGGACATCGAGTGGGCAAAGATGAACCCAGACAGCACGGCACTGGATAATGTG ATCCTCACCTACATGGACAATGCTATTGTCCCCAAGGGTCCTGACAACCTTATGAGTCGCCTGTCCTTCTCTGCCGGAGACCCCAGCCAGGGCAATGCCTCCATAACTATCGGCTCTCTAGAAGTTGGAGATACCGGGACGTACCAATGCAAAGTCAAGAAGAACCCTGGGTTGGATACTAGGAAAGTCACATTAGTCGTCCAAG TGATACCGTCCAACCCTCGTTGCTGGATAGAAGGAGAACAGTCCAAAGGACAAGATGTGACTCTGAAATGCAAATCGGATCAGGGAACCCCCCCTCTGACTTTTAAGTGGGATAAGATAGCGGGACCACCCAACCCGGCCACACCGGTTCTGAATATGG CTACACTTACTGGAGATCTACTCATCAAGAACATCTCTGATGCGTACGCCGGAGCATACCAGTGTACAGTGGGCAACAAGTTGGGGAGCGGGACGTGTGTTGCGGATCTATCCGTGTCTTCAG TTAACCGTACTGCGGTTATCGTCGGGGCAGTTATCGGTgctcttcttctcctccttctccttctcctgctCATCTGGTGTCTGATCTGCTGCTGTAACAAGAGGCGCTACGAAAAAGAGCTGGCAAACGATATCCG AGAAGATGTTGCGGCTCCACCCCCAAGTAACAGCAACAGCCGGGCCAGCAGCATCCGGACAGCAGCCGGCTACAGACCTCACAACATCAGCTACTCTCTGAGACGGGCTTACAACGCGGCACCTAAAGCAGAACGTGCCAATTCATCCCTGACCAGCAGTGAGCTTAATAAACCCAAGCTGGATAGCCCTGTGCCAACTCTGGAGCCAGTCTTCAATGTTCCAGAAGTCACAAAATACAACCCGTACAATGTCCAGAGGGTAGGGGGAATCCCAGTGATGGTGCCAGCACAGACACGAGAGGGGTTCATCGTTTAG